The genomic stretch AAGCAGTATtcccaacacaaaaaaaaaaagtaaaaaaaggaGGAGCTACACATTACCTCatgtcctcttcctcttccacGTCCACCATGATTGACGTAACGCGTGTGAGAAGAAACTCCATTCATCTAACGAAAAGCAATGTCCAACTAATAGATTAATAAGCAGTTTCAAATGATCAAATGACCATATCTGAACTAATATGTAAATCTACTGGTTTGGATGAGACGAAAGAAGGTTATAAAACAGGCaagataataaataaataaaaatagaaCAAATTCTTACCTTTGGATTTACAGGTGATGGAAGAGGCAAAAGTGGTGCCCGAGTTTCTGCGGACACTGGTACTGGCGCAGCTGTCACTGACAATCCAGCTGGGGCTCGTGGTGGTGAACCCAATGATGAAACCTGAACCACTTCAACATCCATCTGCGAAATTTGTGGACCCGGAGGAATGGTGGGTCCAGGCTGTAAAAATTGACCTGGGGTCACGAGCGCAGGTGAACTGGAAGAGAGAGTTTCAGGCAAGCAGCTGAAGGGCATTGGTGGATCAGAATTGGCTTTGGGCTGGTTATGGACTAATGTTGGAACCGTGTTTTTATCCAAGATATTAGATGATGAGGATGACCCCAAGGACAAGTTAGTAGTTTGAGATACAATGGGTACAGCTTGAGCAGGTGCCTTCAAAGGCATCGTGCTTGAGGGGTCCACAGTTAAAGTAGAAGGATGAACTGGCAGCACAGTCGACGGCATGCTAACAGATCTGCTAACGTTAGGTTGTAGCATTGGAGGAGGTATATCCACAGATTGGGAAGCTGATATATTAGGTGCTCCGGTTGGAAATGATGAGTTCATGCTTGGATACAACACGGGTTGCTGCACTAATGGTGGCTGGAAGGAGGTCTGCATAGGCAAACCGTGAACTGGTCGAAGCAATGGCTGATGTGGCTGAAGAGAAGCAGAGGGGCCATAATATCCTGGCCAATACATTGGTCCAGAAAGACCACTGGTATTGACTGTCTGTGGCGGTGATGGATTCCGAGAAGGCAAATTCCCTCCAGGCTGATACGAGGAGGTGCTATTCTGATAAGTTGGTCTAGGAATTCCAGGCTGCGGGATCTGGGTACTGAAATCTGATAAAGATCCAACTGCCTGAGTCGTAGTTGCAGGAGCAGTAGGCAAGCTTGAAGGTGCAGTTGGAGGGGTACATTGAGACTAAGCCAaagaaaaacccaaaaaatattGCAGATTTGAGCTTGATTTGAAGAAAGGAACAGGTAAATTCTGATGTACGAAAAAGCTAATACAAGGTATGGATATAGTACAACTAACCCAGTGCATCAATAAGATAGCCAAGCAAATAAAAGAATTTGCTTGGTTCACATATCTCATAAAGAATCAAAGGATTCACTATAGAACCCGAAGAGTAATAGACAAACTAACAATGCATCATGAATATAGGAGGGAGAGTGGATTGAGCTATATGGTGTTTTCCTTCTAAATCTTTTAACTTAGAAGGCTTTTAATATGGCTTGAAGGAGGGAAATtaatccctccatttcccttcaACCTGGTTTACTCACCAATTCCCATCATACCCTCCATCAAAACAAGTGGTAAATCTTATGTACCTGAATGATGGCTGGATCATTATGAACAGGGAGAGCTGTCTGCACAGGTGGGGAAGATTTCACCTGCAAATCCTGTAAAAATGAAGAGAAAAATGGCTTTACTATTTTCTGtggaaaatataaattttgaaaataaaaccaGAATTTCCAACAATATCACTTGTCCGCTGAATATGCAAAGAGGTCAAAGCATAACTGAACAAGTACATTTGTGCTTACTAGAACAACTAGGGAGTAGGACACAAGTGTCAAAACCAGAGAAAATGATGAAAGTGTATACAGCATACAAAAATAGTACTATCGTCAGAATCTGGTATATATCACCTTACCTTAATGTCGCTTCCTCTAAATACTATATATTCATACACTTTATCAATCGCAGGGACTTGTGGACCATCCTTTCTGCGACCCTCAGTACCAAAAGATCGAACTGAGTAAAGAAGAAAAGTTGATTAACAATTTAAACAGATAATTTAAGGGGACATCAGTAAGGAAACAGGAAAGACGAATATTGCATATTGTCTCCATTCGACTTCGGCGGTATGATATTTTCTCACATTAGATAATAGTTATAACTTCTTTTAAAATATATAGATATGTTGTATAAATAAACCGAACATGATAAATTAAATTTTCATCTCTACATAATTTTTGGAGAATTAATACTCAAAACTGACACCGCCTGACCATCAAAGTCAAAAATGGGGAAAAATAAGGGGAATGGGGTACTATACGAGAACAAAAGCTTTCTCAAGGCGCTTCTTGATCCTCCATGAAAGTATACCCACGACCTATGTTACTTCGACTCTTCTATTTAGTCATGACGAGTCCGACATTTGGATCCACACGACTCTACGAGGCCACATCACATGATATCCAAAGTTCCAAACATGGTTAGAAATATGTGAAGTATATTATACTCTGCATCTCCAAGTGTAGGAGACTATTTTATGAAAATCCTGTGTGTTTTTTGCTTAAAATGAAGAGCTCAGATGCATACACATGTTCAAGTGTTGGGTACTTGGGTTTATGACATAGTATGAAAGCCGAAGGAACATGTCCCACAATAATAGAGAAAGACAAATGGTGGACTCAAAGAGAATAGTATATTTCCACCTAACCAAGCTAACCCAAAAGATTGACAACAATAAAAGCAAGACAGAtcttttattttatcaaataaggAGAAGCATATAGAGCTTGCACTCGAGTTGTTTCATCAAATAAGCAAGACATTTATATGTTGAGGAAATATATGACAATAAAGACAAAACATTTAGGTCAATAAGCTTGTACTACCAATATAAAAAGACTGTAAAAAAAACATTTTCAGCACAGGTTTGCACAGCACGAAGCAACAGACTATAATTTAAGCTGATACGCATAATAAACACAAGGTCCACAAGGAAACAATCTATAACAAAGGTTCTTGTGTGAAAACACCAACATCCCACGAAACACGCGATCACGTGCAACCCCCCACCCCCACCAACCCACCAAAATGTGAAAAAATAAAACAGATTCCAATCCTGTCCAAAATAATTTTATTCAATGGATGTAACAGAGCGGTTGCGTGTAGAAGCACAGTGTTCTGCCTAAACATAATGGTCTTGTGTCAAGCTGCCCAAATGCGGGAATAAAAGATTCAGGGCTTGCTTGGATGGTAGGTtttggagggaaaggaaggggaggggaggggaagGGAGGAATATAAAATTCTTTGTTTGGATAACATGTGGGGTGGGAGGTAAATGGAGGGATctattttccctcctccaaggcaaTTGAAAATCTCTCCACCATAGGaatgatttggagggaaattttaTCTAAACACCCATCCTCCattccccctccctttcctttccccCTAATCCCATTCCCTCCTATTTTGCAATCCAAACAAGCACTCAAGAGTCCAAACCGATATATTCGATTATCTACTATAAACTCTACTGAAAAATAACTTACCGGATCCTAACAACAAcatcatcagagccttaatcccaaaataattgggggtcggctgacatgaatcattctTTGGAACCgttcatgggtgaacgcacacctcaatgcgaaaaaaaatagaaaagaaaaagtgaaaaactaaaggagagtgaaacataatacaaaagccaGGTAAACTTATAAGTTTTAAAATCGAAATCcgaatttcttttataaaaacttagaatttaaatcgagaataaagattaaaacgattttgaaaatcgaAGCAAAACTTAAGGGTCCGgaaataccttaaaagtgaaccaagtattaatatataagaaaattgttggtaaaaaggtgtaataaatccgaaaagaacaaataattttttaaaaattaaataaaaacatcaAATATCTCAAAtaataaaaatccacatgtatccttaccctccattgtgccctctccgtcaccattccCTCATCCAACccgagaaatctcatatcgtgctatATCACTCTCAGCCATGTCTGTTttggtctccctctacccctagcaACCTTTTCTGTTGCCCAGGTCTCAAGTCCCTCAACTAGTGCGTCCATAGGTCTttttctcacatggccaaaccatcttagtcagTTTTCCATCATcatgtcctctattggcgccacatTCActttttccctaatcacctcactCCTTAaacgatctttccttgtatggccgcacatccacctcaacatacgcatttccgccacactcatcttcttttgaatgtgacaatgtttcacggcctaACACTCAGAGCCGTAAAGTAAGGCAAGTAAGGCAGGCATAATAGCCGTGCGATATTTTCCCTTTAATccttggggcatatctttatcgcataaaaacccgGAAGCACTTTTCCATTTCAATCATCCCGCTTTAATTccgtgagccacatctccgtctaactccccatctttttgaataatagatcctagatatctaaaGAAATTTGACCCCTCAACAACatccatcgaaaataatactccccaccTCTATCGATCTCGACCCCGCAACGTTACtaaactgacacctcaaatactcggtcttactcctGCTTAGCCTAAACCCGAGTCTCCAAAGTATGCCTCCACATTTCCAACTTTCTCTCGaacccctcttttgtctcatcaatcaacacaatatcatccgcaaacatcatacaccaatgGATGTCGTCCTAAATATCCCTTGTCAGCTCACCCAATAAAAACATATCCAAGTACAGGGTTTCTACAGACTACAATATCTTTCAAAAACATTCCTTTTGCACATATACTCGTAACTGTACATGACGCGCGAGTGAGAAAGTTAGCAAAATTCAACAATGTATAGAGCTACATTTCAGGGTCTTTTGCCAAAAGGACCATTATCACGAAATTAGTTTCCAAAATTAACCGTTTTACATAATAGTAACTATTTCTCCAAACTACTAATAATTAAGTTGTAAACTCCACCTCCTCTATGCACTCCTCTTGGAACATGTCGTCTTGACGTCTTTCATTTATCGATTTTCCCGGCCCTTCCCTTGCCAAAAACCAATAAACACAGTTAACCTAGCTCAAATTCAGCCCACCTTCCTACtttttgtccattcttttagctCTCCATGGTCCATCAAATGGATTGAGCAGTTGGATTATACGGGTCACGTTCGAATACGGAGGTGGATTAATACAAGTAGTCAGACTGAGCTAAGCGCAAGATACGTCAAGGATATCTTCTCGCACTTTTGAACCATATTTTTATATTGCTTCTACTATTATTTCATTGGGTGTGAATTCAAAATTCTGATTACACTATTTATTTTCATCTTTTCTATTTTCCATCCATTTCCATTCTTTTTATCATGCACCTCATTTGTGACTATACATCTCCAAATCACTGCCAGTAAGAGTGAACATAAAATACTGATTTGAGGGTGGAAGAAAATAAAGGTCAAGATATAGTGAAAGCATTTGGGATTGATTTTTCATTGCAAATACTAGTTGAAGGACCAACGAatataaaaaaaaggagaaaCGATGAGACATGATTGACTAAATACTGTGCGAAGAAGTAATTAATTaagatttgattattgactatgGCTGGTTTGGACAATACGTCGTAATTATATAAAATGGTTAGTTTGGTGAATAATTTTGACACAATGGTCGTTTTGGCAAAAGACCCTACATTTGGCGCAAATATGTATACACAATTTTACCAGAAAGTACATCACTCCTAAATTTCACTgaaagaaaacaaggaaaaatcaaTAATCAGAAGAAATAACATCGAACCTTAGCAAGTGACGCCTTGCTGTTTTGCACTTAATTTTACTTCACTTGAGATAAGTTAGACTTAGTTCAGTGTTACGCTACAGTTCAGTTCGGTCCAGTTCAAGTCCGATTAAGTTAGTTCAGTCTAGatttttaaatccaaaagaacggGGTCTTAAAGCTAATTCAATTTCAACAGGTAACTGACCAACTGGTAAATATCAGTGCAAAAACAAGAAAACAATTCCTCCACCATCAATCATATACAAAATAAACCAAATCAGCAGGATGAAAAGACGCTAAAATCGAGATGAAAATGCAGAATTTGAATAGTAATATACCGTTGCGAAGGCCGATACTAGCTTCATTAGTGTCGATGTTGAAGAGAACACCTTCGTAACGGATTTCAGACTTAGAAGTTAAGCTTATTAAACTTCCCAGATACGAATCTGCCGCACCATTGGAAGTTCTAGAAGCTTCAGCCGCCATTATTGGTGTTGCGGCGTGCTCTCAGAGTTTGATGAGCTTTTTGCGTTTTACACTTGTGATACCGATAGAGGTGACTCAGGTGAGGGAGTGCGTTATTTTCGTGCAAAggtttttacttttattttggcCTCTCCAATCTCCATTTATTAGGAGATTTCCAACTCTCTATTTTTTACCGCTTATATACTTCTTTTACCTTTATCAATGCATTCTACTTTTGTCTTATTCATCCTACATTATTTTTAACTGGTCTTAAGTTTAAGATGGATATTGTCCcttttaaataagaatttgtgcttCTTATATGCTTACTTTCAATAATCTGTCTCATTGAAGACGACCACTATCCGTCATAAGCTAAAGACGGATAGtgaccctctcacaaaatgcaagtgggaggcGAGTGgatatcccccccccccccaccccccacttgcactatccatttgcattttgtgagagggacactatccgtcttcaacttgtgacggatagtgtccgtcttcaataAGAATTTGTGTACTTTCAAAATATCTTCATATAAGTCTCACACCTTTTTGCATCCACACacaaaaaaatactccctccgtaccagactaatggtaacacttacctaatacggccgtgccacaccaatggtaacatttcttatttggcccacaacattaccaaattatccttatacccatttgatatttacattaagggggtgtttggtaaacggcggattgaaaaattttcagcatattcaaggcttttagcatgtttgactcaccaatctactattttgagtgtttggtaaatggcatattgaaaGAGTAGATTGGAGCTCAATCTATCGTTTTTCAATATCTTTTTACCCAAAgatattcacattagtagattgtgaaatatgaatccgtcaacaatctacacatagatacaacattctattaaccaaaatctgctaattaccaaacacttctactaaatctgctaattgaaatatactagtcaaacctgttaatccaatctgtcatttataatctgcttgaccaatctgcttctgctaatatcaATCTGTTGATTACCAAACAGGGCCAAAATGTcactacataccccacctaccaactcacttttaaacccacaattacataccccacctattttcttTCCTCTTTACCCCGTCTTTTACCCTCTTTTTTTAAAAGCCCCATTTTTTACTACGTTACTATTTgtatggtacggagggagtaccaAAGTAGTTAATGGTATATAAGTCGTTTAATtgatcaaatatattcatatagGGGAACGTAAATAATCAAATTGAAGGGGCCAAtagaaaatgtaaacaatttaATGGAAAAGAAAAGATGGTTGTACAGTACTATTGTACAACTAGAGGTATATTCCTATTTGTCATTTACTAGTTAGAGGAAAAAAATGTTAAATTATAAATACACATTAGCCAAGTTAGATATAAGATGGTTGTACAATTGATACGGTCCCAATTTATGCACTCTTTAGGTCCTTATTTGTCTCATTTCCTTTGCTAGTTACGCCATTATGAGCGATATTCGGTGTCATTTCCTTCCTATTTGTTATTTTGTGCTTTATGATCAGTTTTGTAGGTAAACAACCAAATGAAGCAACCTTAATTTGAGTGCAAAAGGAGGATTCATAGACATCCAAGTACAATTGGAATAAGGCAAAAGGAAACCGATCAAGGAAAACTAAGACAAGACCATCAAGAAGGCTTGCATACCCTTAAGGACACTCTACCACCCTCCCCTAACGGGTAGGAGAGCAAATCCGAGCAAGAAATGGGGAAATCAGACCTACCCGAACAGGTAGAACTCTACTCGTTCAGGACGGGTATGGAGAAAGACTCTACCCGATCGGGACGACCTTTATCCGGCCAGGTAGAACTTCTACCGCCTCTTTACGGAAATTGTTCCCTTAATGATGGGCCTATATATACCCATAATTTGTAATTAGGGTTTATCTTAGATCATCTTAGCTTAATCAAACTCTAGATCTAAAATTAGTTTTTAATCTTTTTCTAATTagtttaatctttccataattactCTTTAATAATTGAAGATTTGTGACAAGATCTTCTTATTTATTAAAGATCCTTCTTTATTTCTTAATCTATTATTATCATTCTTCTAGTTAGTTGGTATAATTTCTAATCTTCAATCTCCTTTTAATTATTTGTAAATCTTtgtttagtttattaattactTGCTCTAAATCATCATGTTTGGGTTAgattccatgtcttatatgtcaTGTTAACACGTCTTCATTAATTATGAGTGAGTAGTGATTAAGTTAGGTTTAAAGGTGGATTATGGGGAATGATTAGGGGTTAATATATGATGCTTGTGTATGATTACTGACTAATGGTTCTATTTCCAATCATTGCACGCCATGTGTTTGATGAAGTGTGTGAATGATCAATTCtcatgttttattgcttgttATATGTATCTATAAGATCGAAAGTGTCAGATGTCATAGAACCGTGCATGATATTGGTAGGACGACCTTGTTTACGCGAGAGCTAACTCGTGCCGACTATGTAAAATCGTGAGACCGATAGGACGCGATTTGCTAATCGAATAGAACCTCAATCGATTATTTACTTACTCATAgacccctaatcaaacccataTGAACCTGACCAACCCTAGTTtcctttttattgattttatatCGATTATTCTAGTTCCTTGctttagtttacatttactttgTTGTTTATTTATGTAGTTTAGAACCTTAACCCAAACTCAAATTGTGACATTGCACTTCTAAGTTAGACATATAGATCAGACGAATTTTATACACCCTCATCCCATAGATTGACTTTaacttacctctttgctaagctaaattttataaatgtgtttgatagtGAAAACAACACCTACCAAAATGGCGTTGTTGCCAGGGACGATGTTATGTATTTGAGTTGTTTGTTTGTGTCTATTTTTAATTGTGCTCTTGCCTTGaggaacccagttccttgaggTCCTGTTTCTTTGTGTTTTAAATGTATTTGTTCACTCTTTATCAAAATGAGATTGTAGCCTTGCAAGAATTCTTGGAAAGTGAAAAAGAAGCTACCATGACAATATTCAAAGCCACTATTCAAAAGTTCATTAATGAGAACAACGGCGATGATGATGACTACACTTATTAGAATGGACACTTTCTTATACTCATGAGCCTACCACCTCAACTTTTTCTTTGAGGGAAACCTAcgcccctccttgggaagatggcGTGATAGAGGATGATTGTAATACCCGGTTTTGTCGAGACTTCTAAAGGACCCTTTGGGAAAGTGAGTGAACCCTTGGACTTGGGGAGAGGCTTAATCGTGAGTGAAGAGGTGGATACTAGTAGACCGAGTAGtggatacttgaccgagtatgggcaatactcgaccgagtagagggcactcggtTGAGTGTACAGAGTACTCTACCGAATGAGATGTTCCAGCGGGCGTTATATACAAGAGTCGAGATTAGAATTCACCAAACACATTCATTTCTTCTTCTCTATCTAAAACCCTAGAATCTCTCTCAAATCTCTCTAAGCTCTCCATAGCCACCTTCCATGGATATTAAGCATGGTATTGAAGACCTTGCACCCTTTATAACACCCTCatataccaaagtgccttaccaaggaccaccttagcatataagggtgctaccatctcggttacccgaggtagtatgCATCATAGAAACCATAATGAAacaattcttattaaatcaactTGAATAAAAAGGGTTACAAGTCTCAAACTCCAAAACGATAGAACCAAAATcaaaagtcataaaactaaaCTCAGTTACAACTAATCGACACAACAAGTGATGATTTCGCCCATCCATGTCTCACAAGCTATCTCAACATCCATCACCTGCTAGTCAATTgttcaccatccccaaatggatcaccatggttttgaaaacataaaacggggtcagtcaactgtataACCAAATCAATATACGCAGCGGAAACAAATACATCAACACCAGCAGTCCATATCCAGCTCCAACAATTAccaatcactgactacacactaaaataTGTAGCCCTACCAGGttacccattgcaacaggtaaGCCACACTGCCAATGGGGATCGCAGCCGTACCACCAAAGCCccactcatcgcaacgagcgatcccatctccttaatgtgcatatccccttaTGACGGGAGTCACAAACGGCGAATATGGGGAtggaaccatctcccgacatGGTTCCACAATAATTAACCAACCAACAATACAATCCAATCAACTTCCATCAATTCCAATCAAAGATAACATACCAACAATTAATCACAAGCAATTAATCAATTACACAGCCAACTGAacagggaaaccctaccttattcgcaaTCCATTCAACCACAACAATCAATCAGAAAGGTTCCTCTACGAACTAGTCACCTATAACCACATCATACAATCAAAATCTACCTTAAACCCCCCGATAAATCCGATTAGGGTTTATCAATAACAACATGACAATAATAACAAAAGTACGATGCTTATCGATGGAATCGACGCGAACGAAGATGTAAACCCTTCAATCTAGCCCTAGCAGTGATTAGAATAGTTGGAGAAGTtatacgtagtttaggttttaagAAAATGATTAAGAAACTGTGAACACGCCTTTATATACTTCTCCAactattttaatcaaaaccgcggattttaacccgtcaaaccggttacttgaccgagtactcGATGTACTAGACCGACTAAGCCCAACTCGACCGGTACCAACATGCTCAGTCGAGTACTGACGTTCCAGAACCCAACCTCAGCACACCCGACAGCCTACTCGACTGAGTGCCCCATTGTCAGAAATATGTGGTATTACACCCTCCCTCACCCCTCTTTACCGATCTTGCTTTGTAAGTCAAATATTTCACCTTTTTTTATTTACTCTTAATCAACCCTagtatttgggggttttgtgggtTTGTTAATTAAATGGTTATAATTAAGGTTATGAGTAATTAAGGGATAATAATAGAAGATTTCATCTATTAAATAttataggatgtattgtgatggTAATTGTTATATTAATGTAAGGAGTGATGTTATAGAGGACGAACTCTAGAGTTTCGTGTGTCGCTTACGGAGTTGCtttgaggtagggttttcctactcggttttaATAGTATGAATGCTTGCATATGTCATTATTGTGGTTAGTCTCATAATAAATGTTGGAATTGCATCATGGCATGAGAGTTAGCATATATGTCTTACTAATTGTGGTAATTGTTGGTACATGGAGTCATGGCATACTGGTGAATCATGATAATTGCGAAAGAGGTATACTTTGCATATTATGTTGCATATTGTGTTACATATGAATGTTGGTGGAGTTGTGGAAGTGTTGTGGTGGTGAGGAAATTGAGGCAATTCGGGAGACCGTCTCACGCGATTGTTCCTTGGAGTTTCCCACTTCCAGGAGGACGTGCACGTTAATGATATGAGGAGGAAGGATTCGTGTTGCGATGCGAATCTAGAAGGGCTACGGGTCGCGAACCAGGCTTGGTATACCGTGTTGCGATGCAGATACCTTTCGAGGTGCGATTcagttgttggtggcggtgttgcgatgccgtcaccggttgagGTGGAGTTGGAGTCGGGTTTGGAGGAGGTGTTGTGATATGTGAGATTCATTCATTTGTATTGCATTTATATTGTGTTGTGAGTATTTTTATTATTGACTGACTTATGTTGGTTCTGTGTACAATTGTCACCTCCTTTAATTGTGGTGGCCTGtgatgatccatatgatatttccggttATATGAGGAGCAATTAGATTGCAGATTTTGAATTTTGTGATGATCGGGACATGGGTCAAGCCATGGACATTAGGAGTCTAGTTGAGCAGTTACACTATAGTGGATATAGACTTTATTCGAATTTTGTTGTAGTTTGAGACATTGGACATTGTATAATTCATTTGGTATTAATCATTAAACCcacactttaataaatgtttcttgattggagttttgatgcactacctcgggaaaccaagatggtaacatccCTAATTTACCTTGGCCAGGTAattgagggtgttacaaagtggtatcggagcgacgattttggaacctgaaccaatgaacttaggtgtgtctaataaaatgaatccATCATAAGTGAGATAGAATGTTGGCTTTGGATGAGAAGGCGCCTCATTCCAAAATCCTGGCCATATTGTCCTTACACAGTAAACCACGGGGTAACAATGAGTTCGGGTGAACGCTTATGTGAAACGTGATGTGGTCATATGTGTGAAATAAAGAGTTGTTGGATTCCTTGCACGGTGAAGTCGTAGATGAGGTGGTATATGTTCACATGTAAAATTTTGGGTGAAATATTTGATACGTGAACGCATGAGATGTCTTAGGAGTCGTTATCGAGTGTTGGAGCATGATGTGTATGTATTGGTTTTATTCTCTTAACTTTCTAGTACCTTATACGTGTATGGGTTGTGTTAATGTTATTATTAAGGTATGATTTATTAATGGTTTCTAGTAGATTAGTTGACAATATAAGAAGCGGAGACTTTAACCGTAGTGAGCATAGTAGTGTGATAGCTAACTCGATATGAGTCACCAATGCGTGGTCAACCACCGAACTTATTCTTTGGTTGCAGGATTATCGATTCCCATTTCGGAATGGGAAAAATACCAACAGTTACCGTGTACTCGACTAAGTATAGGAGAGTATATGACAGTACTATATCGATCGAGTATactctggtactcgaccg from Silene latifolia isolate original U9 population chromosome 2, ASM4854445v1, whole genome shotgun sequence encodes the following:
- the LOC141643137 gene encoding protein decapping 5-like isoform X1; its protein translation is MAAEASRTSNGAADSYLGSLISLTSKSEIRYEGVLFNIDTNEASIGLRNVRSFGTEGRRKDGPQVPAIDKVYEYIVFRGSDIKDLQVKSSPPVQTALPVHNDPAIIQSQCTPPTAPSSLPTAPATTTQAVGSLSDFSTQIPQPGIPRPTYQNSTSSYQPGGNLPSRNPSPPQTVNTSGLSGPMYWPGYYGPSASLQPHQPLLRPVHGLPMQTSFQPPLVQQPVLYPSMNSSFPTGAPNISASQSVDIPPPMLQPNVSRSVSMPSTVLPVHPSTLTVDPSSTMPLKAPAQAVPIVSQTTNLSLGSSSSSNILDKNTVPTLVHNQPKANSDPPMPFSCLPETLSSSSPALVTPGQFLQPGPTIPPGPQISQMDVEVVQVSSLGSPPRAPAGLSVTAAPVPVSAETRAPLLPLPSPVNPKMNGVSSHTRYVNHGGRGRGRGHEFSRPVPKYTEDFDFEAMNERFKKDEVWGDLGKSICKTDDGLDLDDEEDVEVPASDKKTVYQKDDFFDTLSCNALDRESRNGRPRFSEQMRLDTETFGDFSRNHGFRGGRGRGPGRGGRSRGGYHGRGYGYGGRGRGPNMYRAM
- the LOC141643137 gene encoding protein decapping 5-like isoform X2 codes for the protein MKLVSAFATDLQVKSSPPVQTALPVHNDPAIIQSQCTPPTAPSSLPTAPATTTQAVGSLSDFSTQIPQPGIPRPTYQNSTSSYQPGGNLPSRNPSPPQTVNTSGLSGPMYWPGYYGPSASLQPHQPLLRPVHGLPMQTSFQPPLVQQPVLYPSMNSSFPTGAPNISASQSVDIPPPMLQPNVSRSVSMPSTVLPVHPSTLTVDPSSTMPLKAPAQAVPIVSQTTNLSLGSSSSSNILDKNTVPTLVHNQPKANSDPPMPFSCLPETLSSSSPALVTPGQFLQPGPTIPPGPQISQMDVEVVQVSSLGSPPRAPAGLSVTAAPVPVSAETRAPLLPLPSPVNPKMNGVSSHTRYVNHGGRGRGRGHEFSRPVPKYTEDFDFEAMNERFKKDEVWGDLGKSICKTDDGLDLDDEEDVEVPASDKKTVYQKDDFFDTLSCNALDRESRNGRPRFSEQMRLDTETFGDFSRNHGFRGGRGRGPGRGGRSRGGYHGRGYGYGGRGRGPNMYRAM